One window from the genome of Vidua chalybeata isolate OUT-0048 chromosome 3, bVidCha1 merged haplotype, whole genome shotgun sequence encodes:
- the BEND6 gene encoding BEN domain-containing protein 6, with protein sequence MKKFTLFDFVNDNSLQIGETSWIQDLPCDDNELERLLKPNEHVLVNWPVGERKTEKHLVKVVYMSDDPQELVEMMQKILRADEITKIQVLGKGKRKRIEMIFSESEDSDLDKEKGKMMKHVKRKKSLQTSAPANILSQLETSLINKQREPYSGSNFLYSESSSDDEEPLFQLSKVELCAKIKSLKRKLTDTMRENCRLRQSLVMLQVLPQAVSHFEELVGMAEALLKGGVTSPTSSLHPHAVWKASHNPLADSYAAMHSNSSSPITLNVEDEEQQTEKQFKIEKWQIALCNKSKPQKFINDLMQALYTHEYMATHSLTGAKSSSSKDKAAKPAMNQNEVQEIIGITKQLFPNTDDALIRRMMGQKLNNCTKKPISSKDLNSGAFQKHSFCGSTAAPQGIICSAVPPCTQDQQDDDSPAANAQLQQSDSCLTRPPPTPEGQQECSKPTSSKVESQLASSSPAPSPSQGCGQDLRNSDKE encoded by the exons ATGAAAAAATTCACACTGTTTGATTTTGTAAATGATAATTCACTGCAAATTGGAGAGACTTCATGGATACAGGACCTTCCCTGTGATGACAATGAACTAGAAAGACTTCTGAAACCTAATGAGCATGTACTAGTAAACTGGCCTGtgggagaaagaaagacagaaaagcacCTGGTGAAAGTTGTGTACATGAGTG ATGACCCCCAAGAGCTAGTGGAAATGATGCAAAAGATATTACGAGCAGatgaaattacaaaaatacaagTCCTTGGAAAAGGCAAGAGGAAGAGGATAGAAATGATATTCTCAGAAAGTGAGGACAGTGACCTGGATAAAGAAAAG GGGAAGATGATGAAAcatgtaaaaagaaagaaatcattgCAGACATCTGCTCCTGCCAACATCCTAAGTCAACTTGAAACATCTTTAATTAACAAACAG aGAGAACCATACTCAGGAAGCAACTTTCTATATAGTGAAAGTAGCAGTGATGATGAAGAGCCCTTATTTCAACTCTCCAAGGTGGAACTATGTGCCAAAATTAAAAGTCTCAAGAGGAAGCTGACAGATACCATGAGAGAAAACTGCCGCCTAAGGCAATCCCTTGTGATGCTTCAAG TGTTGCCACAGGCAGTCTCTCATTTTGAGGAATTGGTAGGGATGGCTGAAGCACTGCTCAAAGGGGGAGTGACATCACCTACGTCCAGTCTGCATCCACATGCTGTTTGGAAGGCATCTCACAATCCATTAGCAGATTCCTATGCAGCTATGCATAGTAACTCCAGCTCACCAATAACTTTGAATGTGGAAGATGAGGAGCAACAGACTGAAAAACAG ttcaAGATCGAAAAGTGGCAGATTGCACTTTGTAACAAGAGCAAACCTCAAAAATTTATAAATGACTTGATGCAAGCACTTTATACACATGAATACATGGCTACACACAGCCTGACAGGTGCAAAGTCCTCCTCTTCAAAGGATAAAGCGGCAAAACCAGCTATGAATCAGAATGAAGTTCAGGAAATCATAG GAATCACAAAACAGTTGTTTCCAAACACAGATGATGCTTTAATTAGGCGAATGATGGGACAAAAACTGAACAATTGCACCAAGAAGCCAATTTCAAGCAAAGATCTTAACTCAGGTGCTTTTCAGAAACATAGCTTTTG CGGTTCaacagctgctcctcagggcaTCATCTGTTCAGCTGTTCCTCCTTGTACACAAGACCAGCAGGATGATGATTCACCAGCTGCTAATGCACAACTTCAGCAAAGTGACAGCTGCCTGACTCGTCCACCTCCCACCCCAGAAGGTCAGCAGGAGTGTTCCAAACCCACTTCTTCTAAGGTGGAGTCTCAACTCGCCAGCAGCTCACCAGCGCCctctcccagccagggctgtggaCAGGATCTCAGGAATTCAGACAAGGAATAA